Proteins encoded together in one Candidatus Binatia bacterium window:
- a CDS encoding response regulator, translated as MNRAVLVADENVNAQIIAETLLRLRGLHVHLAGDGAEACDIVRREDIAVIVLDLDLPGMNGFEFLRRLRGRFGSLSLPTKPRTKPRILAVTDHQEPEVARFALRLGADAILRKPLAPGLFIETVEELIGSTAPQAE; from the coding sequence GTGAACCGCGCCGTGTTAGTTGCCGATGAGAATGTGAATGCGCAGATTATTGCCGAAACCCTGCTGCGCCTTCGCGGGCTCCATGTCCACCTAGCCGGAGACGGAGCTGAAGCCTGCGACATCGTGCGCCGCGAAGACATCGCGGTGATCGTGTTGGATCTGGACCTCCCAGGGATGAATGGGTTCGAGTTCCTGCGTCGGCTGCGGGGTCGGTTTGGATCACTTTCACTTCCGACCAAGCCACGTACCAAGCCACGTATTCTCGCCGTCACCGATCACCAAGAGCCTGAGGTCGCGCGCTTTGCGCTCCGTCTGGGTGCGGATGCCATCCTGCGCAAGCCGCTGGCGCCGGGTCTGTTCATCGAGACGGTGGAGGAATTGATCGGCAGCACGGCACCACAGGCCGAGTGA